In one window of Cellulophaga sp. HaHa_2_95 DNA:
- the ppk1 gene encoding polyphosphate kinase 1: MLNTNQYYNRDLSWLRFNHRVLQEATDKRNPLYERIKFLAIFSSNLDEFFKVRVSDIRKIKQLDKPLRKRLITKPNKLLREIKKQVQLAQKEFGRIFFAEIIPELQQEGIHLLSYEEFNEAQQAFSKKYYEEKIQPSQSLSVGKNKPFLENEALYLVSQLEDETLIWVKINEDTPRFIVLPSSGDFHTIAFVDDILKHHLQTVYHQDFYSIKISRDAELYIENEYSGNLLEKIKDALPNRTSGQVTRALIDEAMPKSLHLKLNQVLDINDTDVMKGGIYHNFKDLFGFPNPTTKKLSFPKLPPLVAKEFAEYATMFEAIKTKDRLLSFPYQSYDPVLQLLDEASNDVLVTTIKITLYRISKDSLVAKALLNAAKNGKDVFVFIETKARFDEENNIKWGKILEENGAKVVYSYPGIKVHSKILYISRKEENASLIYGYISTGNFNEKTSEIYTDFGLMTVNPKITGELCQVFQVLEGQIIIPKSKQLLVSPFTTRSKFSALIETEIENAIAGKEAYITLKLNSLQDPEMIKLLYKASNAGVKIRLLIRGICCLVPGIKGQSEHIVITSIVDRFLEHGRLYVFGNNGKEKMFLGSADWMTRNLDHRIEVITPILDNEIHLQLKKLLEMQLADTVKSRLIDAHQNNNYIKKGAAGVSSQHKIYDTLI; the protein is encoded by the coding sequence AGAAATCCTTTGTATGAGCGTATTAAATTTTTGGCCATATTTTCTTCTAATTTAGATGAATTTTTTAAAGTCAGAGTTTCAGACATTAGAAAAATAAAGCAGTTAGATAAGCCCCTTAGAAAACGCTTAATTACAAAACCTAATAAGTTATTACGCGAAATTAAAAAACAAGTACAGCTCGCTCAAAAAGAGTTTGGACGCATCTTCTTTGCCGAAATTATTCCTGAATTACAACAGGAAGGTATTCATCTCTTATCGTATGAAGAATTTAACGAAGCGCAGCAGGCTTTTAGTAAAAAATATTACGAAGAAAAAATACAACCTTCCCAATCTTTGAGTGTGGGGAAAAACAAACCTTTTTTAGAAAATGAAGCCTTGTATTTGGTTTCTCAATTAGAAGATGAAACGCTTATTTGGGTGAAAATTAATGAAGACACACCACGATTTATAGTACTTCCTTCTTCAGGAGACTTCCATACTATTGCTTTTGTAGATGATATTTTAAAGCACCATTTACAAACGGTGTATCATCAAGATTTTTATAGTATAAAAATATCAAGAGACGCAGAATTATACATAGAAAATGAATATTCTGGTAATTTGTTAGAGAAGATTAAAGATGCCTTACCCAATAGAACTAGTGGTCAGGTCACAAGAGCTTTAATTGATGAAGCCATGCCAAAAAGCCTACACCTAAAATTAAATCAGGTTTTAGATATTAATGATACAGACGTTATGAAAGGCGGTATCTACCATAATTTTAAAGACCTCTTTGGCTTTCCTAACCCAACCACAAAAAAATTATCTTTTCCAAAACTCCCTCCCCTAGTCGCTAAGGAATTTGCAGAGTATGCTACTATGTTTGAAGCGATTAAAACTAAAGACAGACTGTTGTCTTTTCCCTACCAATCTTACGATCCCGTATTGCAATTGTTAGACGAGGCTTCTAATGATGTTCTTGTAACAACCATTAAAATTACCCTATATCGTATTTCAAAAGATTCGCTGGTAGCAAAGGCCCTTTTAAATGCTGCTAAAAACGGAAAGGATGTGTTTGTATTTATAGAAACAAAGGCACGATTTGACGAAGAAAACAATATAAAATGGGGCAAAATTTTAGAAGAAAATGGTGCGAAGGTCGTGTACAGCTATCCTGGGATAAAAGTACATTCTAAAATTCTATATATCTCCCGTAAAGAAGAAAATGCGTCCCTTATTTATGGATATATCAGTACGGGTAATTTTAATGAAAAGACCTCAGAAATATATACAGATTTTGGGTTAATGACGGTAAACCCTAAAATTACCGGAGAACTCTGTCAAGTATTTCAAGTCTTAGAAGGACAAATCATTATCCCGAAATCTAAACAACTTTTAGTATCACCGTTTACCACCCGAAGTAAATTTTCTGCCTTAATAGAAACCGAAATTGAAAATGCAATAGCAGGTAAAGAAGCGTATATCACCTTAAAATTAAATAGCCTTCAAGATCCAGAAATGATTAAGTTACTCTATAAAGCCAGCAATGCAGGGGTAAAAATAAGATTATTGATCCGGGGTATTTGCTGCTTGGTTCCAGGAATTAAAGGTCAGAGTGAACATATTGTGATCACCAGTATCGTAGACCGGTTCTTAGAACACGGTAGACTCTATGTATTTGGCAATAATGGTAAAGAAAAAATGTTTCTTGGTTCCGCAGATTGGATGACTCGTAATTTAGACCATAGAATAGAAGTGATCACTCCTATTCTAGATAACGAGATTCATTTACAATTAAAAAAATTATTAGAAATGCAATTAGCCGATACTGTAAAATCTAGGCTCATAGATGCCCATCAAAACAATAATTATATTAAAAAAGGAGCAGCTGGAGTCTCTTCGCAACATAAAATATATGATACACTCATATAA
- a CDS encoding Fur family transcriptional regulator encodes MGVIRKTKAVEVLLNEFNTRAVAISAKTLIDQLRTTFNKTTIYRVLDKLEDDGVLHSFLGKDGLKWYAKCYGCTAKEHQDLHPHFQCLNCGKVDCLKVPVTISEIPNRKILVSQVLIQGTCEECIK; translated from the coding sequence ATGGGAGTGATCAGAAAAACAAAAGCTGTAGAGGTACTACTGAACGAATTTAATACCCGTGCGGTGGCAATTTCTGCGAAAACACTTATTGATCAACTACGCACGACATTTAATAAAACCACTATCTATCGTGTATTGGATAAATTAGAAGATGATGGTGTTCTACATTCCTTTTTAGGGAAAGACGGATTAAAGTGGTATGCAAAATGCTATGGGTGTACGGCCAAGGAGCATCAGGATCTACATCCTCATTTTCAATGCCTTAATTGTGGTAAGGTAGATTGTTTAAAGGTACCTGTCACGATTTCCGAAATACCAAATCGTAAAATCTTAGTATCTCAAGTTTTAATACAAGGTACTTGTGAAGAATGTATCAAATAA
- a CDS encoding DinB family protein — protein sequence MKLNEILLNEFTDEMNITRKFLNAVSEDLFEFTPHEKSKKMGELVNHILPISSWVPAITQSSELDWSTATPPTILNSKADILKQFEANIGIGEKALEATNNDQLMESWIMRKADTVMFSGTKETAIRKFVLSHTVHHRAQLGLYLRLNNLKVPATYVASADEVLF from the coding sequence ATGAAGCTGAACGAGATCCTTTTAAATGAGTTTACCGATGAAATGAATATAACAAGAAAATTTTTGAATGCTGTTTCAGAAGATTTGTTTGAATTTACACCACATGAAAAATCAAAAAAAATGGGGGAATTGGTAAACCATATCTTACCTATTTCTAGTTGGGTGCCTGCAATTACTCAGAGCTCAGAGTTAGATTGGAGTACTGCAACGCCTCCAACCATATTAAATTCTAAAGCGGATATTCTAAAACAGTTTGAGGCAAATATTGGCATAGGAGAAAAAGCTTTAGAAGCTACAAATAATGATCAATTAATGGAATCGTGGATCATGAGAAAGGCCGATACCGTTATGTTTTCTGGCACCAAAGAAACCGCTATTCGCAAGTTTGTATTGAGTCATACAGTACACCACAGAGCACAACTAGGCCTTTATTTACGTCTTAACAATCTAAAGGTTCCTGCAACTTATGTAGCATCGGCCGATGAAGTGCTGTTTTAA
- a CDS encoding acyltransferase: MKEKKRLYDLDWFRVIAILAVYLHHIGMPFNGDTFHIMNTDSSKLLDDIMVFFEQFRLPLLFLISGSGTIYAFSKRTWRQFLKERSIRLIIPLIFGVLFIVPPQTYYEHIASYGSYLDVYKSGAFETNHLWFIENLFVYSVVLIPLILFLKSPKSDSVMRFLNSISAKKYGILLWVLPLVIITILLKQIYPSDSKAITNLSSTFYYGFFLVAGMLFATSSTSWTHLKAYRKFNAIAFILSTVIFYGYYLLPNAYISPYLSINARWNVWYLVCGLVSWTLITTVLGYGQIWFHKKSRFLQKCNEAIYPFYILHQTIIVILGYYIIQLELPIVAKIAILLITSFPVIILIYRLLIYPFKIPRLLFGMKRK; encoded by the coding sequence TTGAAAGAAAAAAAACGTTTGTATGATTTAGATTGGTTTCGTGTTATTGCCATACTTGCAGTATACCTGCACCATATAGGGATGCCATTTAATGGCGATACTTTTCACATCATGAATACAGATTCCAGTAAGCTTTTGGATGATATCATGGTTTTCTTTGAGCAATTTAGATTGCCGCTCCTTTTTCTAATCTCTGGAAGCGGAACCATATATGCTTTTTCTAAAAGAACATGGCGTCAGTTTTTAAAGGAGCGCAGTATTCGGTTAATCATTCCTCTTATTTTTGGGGTCTTGTTTATTGTTCCGCCACAAACCTATTATGAACATATAGCTAGCTATGGTTCCTATCTAGATGTTTATAAAAGTGGCGCCTTTGAAACCAACCATTTATGGTTTATTGAAAACCTCTTCGTGTATTCTGTTGTACTTATTCCGCTAATTCTGTTCCTGAAATCTCCTAAATCGGATAGTGTTATGAGATTTTTGAATAGTATTTCGGCTAAAAAATATGGCATCTTACTTTGGGTCCTTCCATTAGTGATCATTACAATACTTCTAAAGCAAATCTACCCGAGCGATTCTAAAGCTATTACAAACCTCTCCTCTACCTTTTATTACGGCTTCTTTTTGGTAGCGGGAATGCTATTTGCCACCTCAAGTACAAGTTGGACCCACCTAAAGGCGTACCGGAAATTTAACGCGATAGCTTTTATCTTAAGTACGGTCATATTTTACGGCTATTACTTGTTGCCGAATGCCTATATATCGCCATATCTTTCTATTAACGCAAGGTGGAACGTGTGGTATCTAGTGTGCGGATTAGTAAGCTGGACACTCATAACGACAGTACTGGGTTATGGACAAATTTGGTTCCATAAAAAGAGTAGATTCCTACAAAAATGCAATGAGGCCATTTACCCGTTTTACATCTTACACCAAACCATCATCGTCATTCTGGGTTATTACATCATCCAATTAGAACTCCCTATTGTCGCTAAAATTGCCATACTTCTAATAACTTCTTTTCCTGTAATCATACTTATATATAGGCTGCTAATTTATCCCTTCAAAATTCCTAGACTATTATTTGGGATGAAAAGGAAGTAA
- a CDS encoding LytTR family DNA-binding domain-containing protein: MKDIFTKFKKYLTTPYLYYYGKTKRLFFLLLLISVLSFGFSYFFEPFVVNVAEHKINSIAILLVHAVIPLPIAFCYLKTVDSTIKEDTKWTLGKELFHLAIILLLIGLASFLIRDFIYTNPDNRSFTYFWEEIRNTFLVGFLLIIIVLPLNLERLIHKHKHSAQQLPEKQTKAAYNRLISIKDSTSQEIFKLQSSQFLFAKVESNYTEVFTHSASAVHKTLLRITLKELEEQLTPMAPQVFKTHRSYLVHLEAIETIAGNAQGYQLTLKNCATTIPVSRSTIARFNAVYSKL; this comes from the coding sequence ATGAAGGATATATTTACAAAATTTAAGAAGTACCTTACAACACCTTACCTGTATTACTATGGCAAAACCAAAAGACTGTTTTTTTTGTTGTTGCTTATTTCTGTCTTAAGTTTTGGCTTCTCGTACTTTTTTGAACCTTTTGTAGTGAATGTAGCAGAGCACAAAATTAATTCTATAGCCATACTACTCGTACATGCTGTTATTCCCTTGCCTATAGCATTTTGCTATTTAAAAACAGTAGATAGCACCATAAAAGAAGATACAAAGTGGACACTCGGTAAAGAACTTTTTCACCTCGCTATAATCTTATTACTTATAGGTCTAGCCAGTTTTTTAATTCGGGATTTTATTTACACCAACCCAGATAATCGGTCTTTCACCTATTTTTGGGAAGAAATACGGAATACCTTTTTAGTAGGGTTCCTGTTAATAATTATTGTGCTCCCCTTAAATCTAGAGCGGCTAATACATAAGCATAAGCACAGCGCACAACAGCTGCCTGAGAAGCAAACCAAAGCTGCGTACAACAGGCTTATTTCCATCAAAGATTCAACCTCCCAAGAGATTTTTAAACTGCAAAGCAGCCAATTTCTATTTGCTAAAGTAGAAAGTAATTATACCGAAGTATTTACGCATTCCGCTTCTGCAGTTCATAAAACACTACTTCGTATCACGCTTAAAGAATTAGAAGAACAACTAACACCCATGGCTCCCCAAGTCTTTAAAACACACCGTTCTTATCTGGTACATTTAGAAGCTATTGAAACTATTGCTGGCAATGCGCAAGGATACCAATTAACCTTGAAAAACTGCGCTACTACAATCCCCGTTTCGCGTTCTACTATTGCGCGCTTTAATGCCGTGTATTCTAAATTGTAA
- a CDS encoding MerC domain-containing protein: MIVLKQKADILGTLASSLCLVHCMATPFLFMAQAGSVFCCEDPPAWWKFMDYLFLAISFVAIQWSTKTTTIKWLAPALWLSWLVLSAILLNEKLELIALPEPVVYIPAIALVSLHLYNRKHCKCNVDKCCVNNG, translated from the coding sequence ATGATCGTATTAAAACAGAAAGCAGATATTCTTGGAACTTTGGCAAGTAGCTTGTGCCTTGTACATTGTATGGCCACGCCATTTCTTTTTATGGCTCAAGCGGGTTCAGTTTTCTGTTGTGAGGATCCTCCAGCATGGTGGAAATTTATGGACTATTTATTTTTGGCTATTTCATTTGTTGCCATTCAATGGTCTACAAAAACCACAACAATTAAATGGCTGGCACCAGCGCTTTGGCTAAGTTGGTTGGTATTGTCTGCAATACTATTAAATGAAAAACTAGAACTAATAGCCTTACCAGAACCAGTCGTTTATATACCTGCTATTGCCTTGGTCTCACTGCACTTGTATAATAGAAAACACTGTAAATGTAATGTTGATAAATGTTGTGTAAATAATGGATAA
- a CDS encoding leucine-rich repeat domain-containing protein, which produces MSFEIMNHPEVLFNTAVNPRNLTLKDIKIGDSVTIFDKSKINIRVLNYESQEDKKAKEIDFSLTKDINVSYEKGYYFVLNYGRVQSFLLSGTALNAYKNISKEDIERVFGKADKITITDDWDSGELTSTSYLYFDRNMEIYYRDDIRKGIWSISIGNLPRKDLLLIEDEKEKLEITSLDLSNSNLAEVPEIIKDFKNLKVLKLSKNSISKLPNWIGSLKHLETLEIELNKLEGLPEDIGKLSKLETIWLSNNNIKELPDSFCDLKSLTTLSIENNELSHLPKNIGNLSNLEFLFATDNSLYDIPESIGNMKNLYYLFLEKNRLKDLPADIQHCKKLHKLRLTKNYILEENKAKIDSLTSCSPWFDLNSVKAIKFKNLKDTIIAVDGVYYYVK; this is translated from the coding sequence ATGAGTTTTGAAATCATGAATCATCCAGAGGTGTTATTTAATACAGCTGTAAACCCAAGAAATCTCACTCTAAAGGATATTAAAATCGGGGATTCCGTTACTATTTTTGATAAAAGTAAGATAAACATTCGTGTATTAAATTATGAATCTCAAGAGGATAAAAAGGCGAAAGAAATAGATTTTTCTTTGACTAAAGATATAAATGTATCCTATGAAAAAGGATATTATTTTGTTTTAAATTACGGCAGGGTGCAGTCTTTCCTATTGAGTGGTACAGCTTTAAATGCTTACAAAAACATTTCAAAGGAAGATATAGAGCGTGTTTTTGGTAAAGCGGATAAAATAACCATAACTGATGATTGGGATAGTGGAGAGTTAACCTCAACGAGCTATCTGTATTTTGATAGAAATATGGAAATCTATTATCGTGATGATATTAGAAAAGGAATTTGGTCTATAAGTATCGGTAATTTGCCTCGAAAGGATCTACTATTAATTGAAGATGAAAAAGAAAAACTTGAAATAACAAGCTTGGATCTTTCAAATTCAAATCTAGCTGAAGTACCAGAAATCATTAAGGATTTTAAAAATTTAAAAGTATTAAAATTATCCAAGAATTCTATCTCAAAGCTCCCAAATTGGATAGGGTCACTAAAGCATTTAGAAACATTAGAAATAGAACTAAACAAATTAGAAGGTTTACCTGAAGATATCGGGAAACTGAGTAAGCTTGAAACCATATGGTTAAGTAATAACAACATTAAAGAGCTGCCAGATTCTTTTTGTGATCTAAAATCCTTAACAACACTCTCCATTGAAAATAACGAACTTTCTCATTTACCAAAGAACATAGGAAACCTATCTAATTTAGAATTTCTTTTTGCGACGGATAATAGCTTATATGATATTCCTGAATCTATAGGGAATATGAAAAACCTTTATTATTTATTTCTAGAGAAAAACAGATTAAAAGATTTGCCTGCAGACATACAGCATTGTAAAAAATTACATAAGCTACGCTTAACAAAGAATTATATTTTAGAAGAAAATAAAGCGAAAATAGATAGTTTAACAAGTTGTAGCCCTTGGTTTGATTTAAACTCTGTTAAAGCTATAAAGTTTAAAAATTTAAAAGATACTATTATCGCTGTAGATGGTGTTTATTATTACGTGAAATAA
- a CDS encoding nuclear transport factor 2 family protein encodes MEKKYPLPPYNEKTAKEKVQLAEDAWNSKDPSKVAMAYSKDTEWRNRTSFINGRQEVETFLAHKWENELDYTLKKELWGFRNNRMAVRFEYEYRDLSGQWFRAYGNENWEFDDDGLMTKRFASINDLKIEEADRKL; translated from the coding sequence ATGGAAAAGAAATATCCGCTACCCCCTTACAACGAAAAAACAGCCAAGGAAAAAGTACAATTAGCAGAAGATGCTTGGAATAGTAAAGACCCCTCAAAAGTGGCTATGGCGTATTCTAAGGATACCGAATGGCGCAATAGAACCAGTTTTATCAATGGACGCCAAGAAGTTGAAACTTTTCTTGCTCATAAATGGGAAAACGAATTGGACTATACCCTTAAAAAAGAACTCTGGGGATTTAGAAACAACCGAATGGCGGTTAGATTTGAGTATGAATATAGAGATCTAAGCGGACAATGGTTTAGAGCCTACGGCAACGAAAACTGGGAATTTGACGACGATGGATTGATGACAAAAAGATTCGCAAGCATCAATGACCTTAAAATAGAGGAAGCCGACAGAAAACTGTAA